The DNA sequence GCAAGGTTGCCCAGGTGATCAGGCTTACAACGCAAACGACGCCGGAAAATGCCACCCATTGGGGCCAGCGCCTGATGGCGGAGAAAGCAGCCATTAGCATGTCAACGGTGGCCCGGATCTGGAAGCGCCACGGCTTGAAACCGCACCGGATAAGCACGTTCAAGCTATCAAACGATAAAGAGTTCGCCGAGAAGCTGGAGGCGATTGTCGGTCTTTATATATCACCGCCTGAAAATGCCATCGTTTTCAGTTGTGATGAAAAAAGTCAGATACAAGCACTGGATAGAACGCAGCCGGGCCTGCCCATGAAAAAAGGCAAGGCAGCGACCATGACGCATGATTACAAACGCAACGGCACTACGACGCTGTTTGCCGCGCTGAACACCCTGACGGGTGAAGTGCTGGGTACCAGCCCAGCGGCATCGACATCAGGAATGGCTGGTATTTCTCCGCGAGATCAACAAGACGACGGCCAAGGATAAAGAGATTCACATTATTTGTGACAACTACGCAACGCATAAGCATCCGAAAGTAAAAAGCTGGTTGAAGTACCACAAGCGATTCCATGTGCACTTCACGCCGACCAGCGCATCGTGGTTAAACATGGTGGAGCGGTTCTTTCGCGAGCTATCTGAGAAGCAGTTGAAGCGGGGTGTATTCAGTAGTGTGGGCGAGTTGGAAGAGTCGGTCATGGCGTTCATTGAAAGGCACAATAAAGCACCAGCGCCTTACATATGGACCAAATCTGCGAGCGACATTCTGGAGAAGGTGATGCGCGGTAGAGAAAAACTTAATAAGTTACAAACCGTATGACGACCTACACTAGAGCGGGATGTCGGACACGCTGGTAATGGCGAGCACGATGCCGATCACGATAGTGCCGATGGCGGTGCCGATCAGCAGGATCGACAGTGGCTCGATCAGCAGCAGTACGCGCTTCATCCGGTTGCGACTGCTCTTGCCGCTCAGCGCCGCCAGTGCCTTGAGCATGTCGGGCAATCGGCCCGCGCGCTCGCCGGTACGCAACAGATTGTAAGCCGTGGCGTCGAAAGCGCCCTGTTCCTCGAGCGCTTTCGACAACGACAGTCCGGCTTTCACCGCGCGCGCCGCGGCCTCGAGCCGGCGCCGCCGCGAGGCCAGCCGCACGCCGCGGTTGGCGAGTGCCAGCGAATCGAGCATCGGCACGCCCTGTCCGAGCAGCGCGCCGAGCAGCGCCGCCCACGAGGTGGTCTCGGATTCCGTCAGCCAGGGACCCAGCACCGGCCAGTGCGCGAGCCGGTCGAGCAGCGCGGCGCGTACGCCGGGCCGGCGCAGCGCGTAGACCACACCCGCCACCAGCGCCGCGACCAGCAGCAGGCAGGTCAGCAGGTTGCGGTTCAGAAAGCTGCCTGCGCTCAGCACTGCCCATGCCAGCCAGGGCAGCTGCGCGGCGTCCTGCAGCATGCCGGCAAAGCGCGGCACCACGAAGGCGAACATCACCCCGACGCCCAGAATGCCCGAACCGACCAGCACCGCAGGGTAGATCAGCGCGTTGCGGAGGTCACCGGCAACTTCCTGCTGATACGCGTACTGGGCGACGGCCTCGTCGAGGCTCTCGGCGAGCTTGCCGGTCATCTCGCCGGCCGCAGCGAGCTGGAAAAAATATTCCGGCAGGCGCACTCCGCACAGCCGCAACGCCTCGGCAAATGATTTGCCCTGGGCGATCGCGCGCCCCAGCGCCTCCAGCGTCACCCGCAGCGCATCGCGCTCGTGGGCGCTGGCGATCGAGGCCACGGATTCCGCGATGCCGAGCCCCGAATGCAGCAGCGTGGTGAGCTCGGTGAATGCCAGCAGGATTTCCGCGCTCGAGGCCGCACCGCCGCCGCCGGCGGGCACGTGCGCGCCGATGCCGAGCACGGTTGCACCCTGACGCTGCAGCTGGCGCCGGGCCTCGCCCTCGTTGGCGGCTTCCAGCGTGCCACGCTCGAGTTTGCCATCGGCGCTCAGCAACTCGTAGGCAAAGCGCATCTCAATGACTCACGACGCGCATCACTTCCTCGACCGAACTGATCCCGCGGCTTGCTTTCAACAGCCCGTCCTGGCGCAGGGTCCGCCAGCCGCGTGCGAGCACATGGGACTTGATCTGATCCTGCGCGATATTGCGCGCGACCAGCGCCTGCAACTGCTCATCGACCGGGATCATCTCGTAGATCCCGGTGCGGCCCCGGTAACCGGTGCCCTGGCAGGCCTTGCAGCCGCGCGCATGGTGCCAGTCCTGCTCGCCACTCCAGGCCACGATTGCGCTGACTTCGTCGAGAATGTTCTGTGGCACGGTGCTCGGTTCGCGGCAGGCATGACACAGCATGCGTACCAGGCGCTGGGCCTGCAGGCCACGCACCGGCGCGGCAGCAAGGAACGGTTCGATGCCCATGTTGATCAGGCGGGTGAAGGCCGAAGCGGCATCGTTGGTATGCAGCGTGGACAGCACCAGGTGACCGGTCAGCGCCGCCTGGATCGCGATCTCGGCGGTTTCGAGGTCACGGATCTCGCCGATCATGATCACGTCCGGATCCTGGCGCAGGATTGCGCGCAGCGCGCGCGCAAAGGTGTAACCGATGTCCGCGCGCGCCTGAATCTGGGTGATGCCGCTGAGCTGGAATTCCACCGGGTCCTCGACCGTGATCATCTTGCGGATGCCATCGTTGGCGGCAGTCAGCATCGAGTACAGGGTGGTCGATTTGCCCGAGCCGGTCGGCCCGGTCACGAGGATGATGCCGTGCGCCTCGCGCGCCCACTCGCCCATCAGCGCGAGATGATCGGGTTCCATTCCGAGGTGTTCCAGATCGAGGTCGGCGCGCTCCTTGGGCAGCAGTCGCAGCACGATCGACTCGCCATGGACATCCGGTGCGGTCGAGACGCGCACATCGAACTCGCGCCCGCTCACCCGCGTGCTCATGCGCCCGTCCTGCGGCAGGCGGCGCTCGGCGATATCGGCGCCCGAGATGAGCTTGATGCGCGAAGCCACCGCGGCAAAACGATCCATGGGTTGGGTCATGCGCTGGTGCAGCACACCATCGACCCGGATGCGCACCACGAACAGCGACTCGCCGGCCTCGATGTGGATATCGGATGCCTTGGCTTCCACGGCTTGCGAGAGGATGTTGTTGACCAGTTCGATGATCGGCGCTTCCTCGGCCAGTTCGCGCAATGCCTTGTCGGTGCCGGTGGCGAGTTCATCCATCGCCCGCTCGCGGCCAAGGTAATCGAGGCAGCGATCGATATCGTGGCGGCGTGCGAGATGCATTGCGAGCGGTGCTCCGGCGGAGCGCGCGGCGAGCGATTGCAGCACCAGCGAGGCAAGCGGGTCCTGCGCGGTCCAGCCGATCGTGCCATCGGGCATCTGCCACATCAGCACGCGCTGGTCGAGGAACCAGTCGAGCGGTATGCCCGACTCGAGCGCGCCCTGCAGCATCTGGCTCTCGTCGGGTATCGGCGCGTCCACGCCGAGCACCGGGGCATCGAGTTGCAGCGCCAGCACGCGCAGCAGCGCCTCCTCGGACAGCGCGCCGGTTCGAAACAGGATCGTGCCGAGCCGCCCGCCGGCGGCGGCCTGTAATTGCAGCGCCTTCTCGACATCCTGCGGATGCACGATTTTCGCATCGATCAGGAGTTCGCCGATTCGTCGGTTTTCCACGCGCTGTTCTGGCTCCCTGGCAAGGCATGGGGATAACGGGCTGGTGTATTCTCTGCGCTAAACGGGGTCCGAGACAATCGAGCCGGACCCGCCATGGAGGAATGGATTTGGAATTGCGGCTTCTGCTGACCGGCAACGAGTTGATGAGCGGAGTCACGGTGGACAGCAATTCGGCGCTGATTGCGCGGAAACTCGAACCGCTGAGCCTGCAGGTCTGCGCCAAGCACACCATCGGCGACGATCGGGACCTGTTGTGTGCGGAGCTCGAGCGCCTGGCCAGCGCCAGCGATGTGCTCATCGTGAACGGCGGGCTGGGCCCGACCCGGGATGACCTGACCGCGGAGGCACTGGCTGCCGTGTGCGGTGTGCCGCTCGAGGAAAGCGCCGTCGCGCTGGCGCACCTCGAGGCATGGAGCGCGCAGCGTGGCTATGCGATGAATGCGGCGAATCGCAAGCAGGCGATGTTGCCCGCGGGAGCCGCGGTGATCCCCAACGCCGTCGGCAGCGCGGTGGGTTTTCGCGTGCGTTACCGCGATTGCGAGATTCTCTGTACTCCCGGCGTGCCCGGCGAATTGCGCGTGATGCTCGACCGGGAAATCGTGCCGTGGCTTGGCGCGCAGTTTCCTGCCGCCGATAGGGTGGTGATCACCCGCCTGCAGTTTTTCGGTATCGGCGAGTCCGGTTTGCAGCAGCTCCTGAGCGAGCAGTGTCCCGACTGGCCGCCGCATATCGAGCTGGGTTTTCGTGCCGGCGCGCCGACGCTGGAGCTGAAGATTTCGAGCCTTCGCGCCGCCGACGAGCGGGATCGGCTCGCCTGCGAACAGCGGGTGCGGGAGCTTTTCGGCGATTACATCATCGGTACCGGTGACACGAGCCTGGCGCGCTGCGTGGTCGAGTTGCTGGGCAGGGCGGGGCAGCGGGTCGCGACCGCCGAATCCTGCACCGGCGGGCTGATTGCGGCGATGCTCACCGAGGTGCCGGGCGCTTCGGCGGTCTATGAGGCCGGCGTGGTGAGTTATTCGAACCGCATCAAGCAGCAGCTGCTCGGGGTCGAGGCGCATACGCTGGCCGAGCACGGCGCGGTGAGCGAGCAGGTGGTGCGCGAAATGGCCCGCGGCGCCCTCGCGCTGAGTGGTGCCGAGCACGTGGTATCGGTATCCGGAGTGGCCGGGCCCGATGGGGGCAGTGCCGACAAACCAGTCGGAACGGTATGGATCTGCTGGGGCGGGCAGGGCCGGCTGCGCGCCAGGCAGCTGTATTTCCCGGTGGCGCGCAAGTTGTTCCAGACCATGGTCGCAGCGACCGCGCTCGATCTGCTGCGCCGGGAGATTCTCGGTATCGAAGAGGAGCCACGCTATTTCCGCGAGCGGGTCCTGAGGCGCTGATCGGCTAGCCGGATGCGGCTGCGGTTATCCGCGGCAGCTCGAGCATCAGCGCGGCCTGCGCGGCGGTAGCGACCGGGCGCCCGACTTCATTGCACAATTGCACGGCGCGGCGGGTGAGTTCCACATTGTCGGGCTGCCCGCTGCCAAGATGATCTTCCAGCCCGGTGTGCAGGTGCCCGCCGCGTTCGAGCGCCAGGCGTGCGACGGGCGTCTCGAACAGGTCACCGCCCATCACCGCGACCGACCACGGCAGCTCGCAACCCGCGAGTTGCAGCATTTCCAGGTAGGCATCGAGCGCTTTTGCGGTCGGCGGCAGACCAAAGCTCACACCCTGTCCCGAGCCGAAATAACCGGCGTCGCCGCCAAAATAGAACTTGATCATGGCGCCCGGGGGCAGACGCCCGAGTCGCCAGTACACGAGCGCATTGCGCAGAAAGCCTGGCTCGTAGATCGCGAGGCTGATCCCGAGACGGTGGCGTGTGGCCTGCGCGAGTGCAGTCTCCATGTCGGCAAACGTGTTGATGTACAAAAAGCTGTCGTGGCTCGGCGCGCCGTCGGCGCCGGCCCAGCCGAGGATCATGCTTCCCGGATCCATCAGCCCGATACGCAACACCCCTGCGCCGGCGAGTATGTCGATATGCGCGAGGCGCTCGCTCATGGTGCTGCCGCCGCCGATTGTCGGGTAGAGAAGCGCATCGGGTTCGGCGGCGAGGATGGCCCGGTAGCTCTCGAAGTAACGCGCGGCCGCCTGCTCGGGCGGCAGGCCGAAATCGCCGAGCGGCGCGTGCGTATGCACGATCGAGGCGCCGGCGCGCAGACAGGCAATCGCATCGCGGGTGATCGCCTCCACGGTCACCGGGACGTGCGGGTTTCGCGCGGGCTGGGTCGCACCATTGATTGCGGTTTCGATGATCACGGGCAGCGCGGCGAACGCGCTGGCGCTCATCGTGGCACGAACACTCGTGCCCGGGTCATGCGCGGGGGCAGCAGCAGCGAAGAGTGGTGCGTCTCCCGGGGAAACTGCGCCCTGCGGGGCGCTGTCGCGGATCGCTTCCAGCTCGAGCCGCATCTCGCGCACCAGTTGGCGCGCGGCGGGTGAAGCCAGCGCCTGCTTCAGGTTGCTCTCCGCAGCAGCGCTGCTTGCGCTCCTGACGCTGAGCGGTGCATTGCCGAATACCAGCAGCGTGGCGCCGACGCTGACTATATCTCCCTCGGCGACGCACAGGCGCGCGATGTGTGCATCGCGGGGCGAGGGAATTTCCGCAACCGCCTTGTCGGTCTCGATCGAGACCAGCGCCTGGCCGGTGCTGACGGTGTCGCCGGGGGCCACATGCCACTGCACGATCTCCGCATCGCGCAGCCCGTCGGACAGCTCGGGCAGGGTGAATTCGGCTTCATTCATGGTCCTGGAACTACCTTGCATCGAGGCTCGTTGGCGCGCCCCCCGGGCAGGCGCGTTCAGCGCTCGAAAGAATACAGGAAGTCCACCGCATTCTCGACGCCGGAAATGCCCTCCACGAAAACCTGGCGCGCAAGCCGGTAACGCAATCTGAAGGTGTTGACCTTGTCGAATGTCGACACGCCGTAGCGGAACTGGATGTCCGAGGTGAGATAACCGCTGAGATGCACCTCGGTTCCGCCCTCGACCTTGCGCGCATCGATCTGGAAGTCCTCGATCCCGAATTGGTGCATGAGGCCGCCGGTCAGCTTGCTGGTGCCCGAGAGGCCCATCTGCATCATCACGCTCGCGACCGCGAGGTCCGTGTCGGTGTTCTCCGCGGGTGCGCGCCCGGTCAGCAGGTAATAAAGCGCCCGGTTTTCCTCCATGGGCGGTGACGAGAACACCCGTACATCGGGATTGCGCGCATCGCCGCGTACCCGCACCCCGACGCGTATCGGCTCGTCCTCGATCGTGCGCTCCGCGGTGATGCGCAGGTCGGGGCGACTCAGCGTGTCGCGGAAGATGAAGCGACCCTCGGTGATCTCCAGGGTCTGTCCGTAGGCGCTGTAGCGGCCATCGACGATGCTGATCTCGCCGCGTCCCTGGAAGCTGTCACCGGGCTGTTTGCGCAGCTCGATCGAGCCACCCAGGCGCGCATCGGCACCCAGGCCGCGAAACTGCACCTGGTCGCCGAGGTGAAGCCGCAGGTCGAGCGCATAATCGAAACCCGCGGCGGGTGCTTCGGCACCGACGATCACCGTGTCCGGCGATACGCTGACTGCCGTCTCGGGCAAACGCTCGAGGTGGATGTCCGCCTGCGGGATCGATACTTCACCGGTCACCGTGGCCAGATCGGGCCCGAGTGCAATATGCACATCGGGCGCGAGCGTCAGCTTGCTGCCGGGTATGGGTTCCAGCAGCAGGCGCTCGGCTTGCAGGTGCAGGTTCGCGGCCCAGTCCTCGTCGAGCCACAACACCGTGCCATCGATGGTGCCGTTGCCGGCGACAGTTTCGAAGTGCCCCTGGAGCTGTGCTTCGGCACCGCCGAAATCGACTTTCAGCGCATAGCTGTCGACCGCGGCAGGAAGACTCTCGTGAGCGAAGCGTCCGTCACGCAGTTCGATGTAGCCGGACAGGCGCGGGTCGACCAATGGACCCTCGACATCGATCACGCCCTCGAGCATGCCGGCGGCATCCACTACTCCGGGCATCACGAAAAAGAAGGGTGCGACATCGATTGCGCGCAGATCGATATGCCCTTTCAGGGTCCCCGCGGCGCCCGGTTGCCTCATCGTGATGGCGCCGCTGCAGCGGCCCGACTCGCCGATGCCGAACTGCCAGTCGAGTTGCGCGCGATCGCCATTGCCGTTCAGCGTTGCCGAAAGATCGCTGATCGCCAGGGGCAACTCGCTGCCCGCCGCCAGTGCCGTGATGGAAAGTGCGTGGGCAGAAAGCTCCCCGTCCATGACAGTTTCAGCATCGGGTTCGCGCCGGGCGGCAAGGCGCAGATCGAAGGTGCCCTCGGCCTGCAGCTCCGCGGGCATCCATGAATCCGGCAGATCCAGCGGCAGCGCTGCGGCGTGCAACGCAACGCCGCGAAACGTGCCGGGCTCGAATACCGCGTTCTCCTCGCTGCACAGGGAAGAGGTTCCGCTGCGCAGGCAGAACGGGGCGATGGCGAGTGCGGTTTTCGCCTGGCGCCAGTTCATCGCGATCTCGTGATCCAGGGTCCAGCGCGTGGTACCGATCACCGGATCGAGCTGCAAGCGGCTGCAGCGCCCCTGCCAGTCGCGGGTTGCCTGGCGCGCGCCCCGGCATTCGAGTTCGAGCTTCCCTGCGGAGCTGTTCGCGCTCAGCCGCAGGGTGTGCGCGGAGTCCGTTCCATCGGCGCGGATCGCGAGTGTCTCGATGTCGAGACCTGCGGCGTGCGCATCGTGCAGCGTGAGCTTCAGGCTGCCGGCCTGCGCCGGCCAACCCGGCGACGACGCGTTGACTTCGACCACCGCGGCATCCATGCCCTCGTATGAAAGCCGCTCCATCCGCAGCGTGCCAAGCAATCGCGGCTCGGCCGCGGTCCCGGAGATTGCCAGGCTTCCGCCGCCGCTCCCCGTTGCACCGCTCAGCGTCTGCGCCAGATCGCCGATTTCGAGCGTGCCCTCGAGCGCGACTCGCTCGCCATATTCGCCGTTGATCCGCAGCGTGTTGATGCCGCTCCCGATCAGCACGTCCTCGAAGCGCCAGCGCCCCGCAGCCAGTGTCTGCACGCGACCGGCGATGGTGGCCGGGAAGCCGTTGACGCTGCCCGCGAGCCGGGCAGCGATCGATACCAGCGGTGACGGGCTACCGAGCGTGCCGACGATTTGCGCGTGGCCACTCAATTTGCATTGCACGGCGGGCGACCAGCCCGGCGCGCAGAAATCGCTCAGGCTGGTTTCGATATCGAACGCCAGTGTCGCGTCCGTGCCGAGCGTTCCGCTCACCGTGAGTTCTCCGGCCTCGCCGTCGAGCACAACCCGCTTCAGCTGCAGCACCCCGGAGCTCCAGCTCGCCTGTCCGCGCAGGGCATTTTCGCCGAGTGTCGGCGAGTGCAGGCTGGCGTCCAGCGTGGCGTCGATAGTATCCAGCGTTCCGCGCAGCGCAAGCTCGCCTTCGCCGAGCGTGAAGAAACCATCGCCGTCGGCGGCGAGTTGCAGCGGCGCCCGGTTTTGCACCTCGACTTCGAGTGCAATCGGGGTTGCCAGCGGGGCGATCCAGCCCGTGGCATTCGCGACGTAATCACCGTCGCTTTGAGCGCTGAATTCGAGCCTGGCGAGATCGCCGTGTGCGTCGAGATCCGCGCCGAGCGCGTCTCCCCGGCTGAGGCGAGCGCGGGCATCGATCGGCAGCTGATCGCGCAGATCGATGCGACCCTCGATCACGGCATGAATCCCGTCGTGGCTTGCCGCGAGGCGCCCCGCGCTCAGCACACTGCCCTC is a window from the Gammaproteobacteria bacterium genome containing:
- a CDS encoding type II secretion system F family protein; this translates as MRFAYELLSADGKLERGTLEAANEGEARRQLQRQGATVLGIGAHVPAGGGGAASSAEILLAFTELTTLLHSGLGIAESVASIASAHERDALRVTLEALGRAIAQGKSFAEALRLCGVRLPEYFFQLAAAGEMTGKLAESLDEAVAQYAYQQEVAGDLRNALIYPAVLVGSGILGVGVMFAFVVPRFAGMLQDAAQLPWLAWAVLSAGSFLNRNLLTCLLLVAALVAGVVYALRRPGVRAALLDRLAHWPVLGPWLTESETTSWAALLGALLGQGVPMLDSLALANRGVRLASRRRRLEAAARAVKAGLSLSKALEEQGAFDATAYNLLRTGERAGRLPDMLKALAALSGKSSRNRMKRVLLLIEPLSILLIGTAIGTIVIGIVLAITSVSDIPL
- a CDS encoding type II/IV secretion system protein; translation: MGELLIDAKIVHPQDVEKALQLQAAAGGRLGTILFRTGALSEEALLRVLALQLDAPVLGVDAPIPDESQMLQGALESGIPLDWFLDQRVLMWQMPDGTIGWTAQDPLASLVLQSLAARSAGAPLAMHLARRHDIDRCLDYLGRERAMDELATGTDKALRELAEEAPIIELVNNILSQAVEAKASDIHIEAGESLFVVRIRVDGVLHQRMTQPMDRFAAVASRIKLISGADIAERRLPQDGRMSTRVSGREFDVRVSTAPDVHGESIVLRLLPKERADLDLEHLGMEPDHLALMGEWAREAHGIILVTGPTGSGKSTTLYSMLTAANDGIRKMITVEDPVEFQLSGITQIQARADIGYTFARALRAILRQDPDVIMIGEIRDLETAEIAIQAALTGHLVLSTLHTNDAASAFTRLINMGIEPFLAAAPVRGLQAQRLVRMLCHACREPSTVPQNILDEVSAIVAWSGEQDWHHARGCKACQGTGYRGRTGIYEMIPVDEQLQALVARNIAQDQIKSHVLARGWRTLRQDGLLKASRGISSVEEVMRVVSH
- a CDS encoding CinA family nicotinamide mononucleotide deamidase-related protein codes for the protein MDLELRLLLTGNELMSGVTVDSNSALIARKLEPLSLQVCAKHTIGDDRDLLCAELERLASASDVLIVNGGLGPTRDDLTAEALAAVCGVPLEESAVALAHLEAWSAQRGYAMNAANRKQAMLPAGAAVIPNAVGSAVGFRVRYRDCEILCTPGVPGELRVMLDREIVPWLGAQFPAADRVVITRLQFFGIGESGLQQLLSEQCPDWPPHIELGFRAGAPTLELKISSLRAADERDRLACEQRVRELFGDYIIGTGDTSLARCVVELLGRAGQRVATAESCTGGLIAAMLTEVPGASAVYEAGVVSYSNRIKQQLLGVEAHTLAEHGAVSEQVVREMARGALALSGAEHVVSVSGVAGPDGGSADKPVGTVWICWGGQGRLRARQLYFPVARKLFQTMVAATALDLLRREILGIEEEPRYFRERVLRR
- a CDS encoding 3-keto-5-aminohexanoate cleavage protein, with the protein product MNEAEFTLPELSDGLRDAEIVQWHVAPGDTVSTGQALVSIETDKAVAEIPSPRDAHIARLCVAEGDIVSVGATLLVFGNAPLSVRSASSAAAESNLKQALASPAARQLVREMRLELEAIRDSAPQGAVSPGDAPLFAAAAPAHDPGTSVRATMSASAFAALPVIIETAINGATQPARNPHVPVTVEAITRDAIACLRAGASIVHTHAPLGDFGLPPEQAAARYFESYRAILAAEPDALLYPTIGGGSTMSERLAHIDILAGAGVLRIGLMDPGSMILGWAGADGAPSHDSFLYINTFADMETALAQATRHRLGISLAIYEPGFLRNALVYWRLGRLPPGAMIKFYFGGDAGYFGSGQGVSFGLPPTAKALDAYLEMLQLAGCELPWSVAVMGGDLFETPVARLALERGGHLHTGLEDHLGSGQPDNVELTRRAVQLCNEVGRPVATAAQAALMLELPRITAAASG
- a CDS encoding translocation/assembly module TamB domain-containing protein is translated as MKALSVTARRALLALALFAGLAALLISLGSTSRATALLAELINRLDPRLLLEHRDGNLLHGRFDRIAWRDGELQIVLLDVAWELDPLCLRRRTVCFDTLRIGAVEIHTASAAADDGPFALAPLALPLAIELQQGTLGSLGIWRGDQQLLQLGDIELQGALEGSVLSAGRLAASHDGIHAVIEGRIDLRDQLPIDARARLSRGDALGADLDAHGDLARLEFSAQSDGDYVANATGWIAPLATPIALEVEVQNRAPLQLAADGDGFFTLGEGELALRGTLDTIDATLDASLHSPTLGENALRGQASWSSGVLQLKRVVLDGEAGELTVSGTLGTDATLAFDIETSLSDFCAPGWSPAVQCKLSGHAQIVGTLGSPSPLVSIAARLAGSVNGFPATIAGRVQTLAAGRWRFEDVLIGSGINTLRINGEYGERVALEGTLEIGDLAQTLSGATGSGGGSLAISGTAAEPRLLGTLRMERLSYEGMDAAVVEVNASSPGWPAQAGSLKLTLHDAHAAGLDIETLAIRADGTDSAHTLRLSANSSAGKLELECRGARQATRDWQGRCSRLQLDPVIGTTRWTLDHEIAMNWRQAKTALAIAPFCLRSGTSSLCSEENAVFEPGTFRGVALHAAALPLDLPDSWMPAELQAEGTFDLRLAARREPDAETVMDGELSAHALSITALAAGSELPLAISDLSATLNGNGDRAQLDWQFGIGESGRCSGAITMRQPGAAGTLKGHIDLRAIDVAPFFFVMPGVVDAAGMLEGVIDVEGPLVDPRLSGYIELRDGRFAHESLPAAVDSYALKVDFGGAEAQLQGHFETVAGNGTIDGTVLWLDEDWAANLHLQAERLLLEPIPGSKLTLAPDVHIALGPDLATVTGEVSIPQADIHLERLPETAVSVSPDTVIVGAEAPAAGFDYALDLRLHLGDQVQFRGLGADARLGGSIELRKQPGDSFQGRGEISIVDGRYSAYGQTLEITEGRFIFRDTLSRPDLRITAERTIEDEPIRVGVRVRGDARNPDVRVFSSPPMEENRALYYLLTGRAPAENTDTDLAVASVMMQMGLSGTSKLTGGLMHQFGIEDFQIDARKVEGGTEVHLSGYLTSDIQFRYGVSTFDKVNTFRLRYRLARQVFVEGISGVENAVDFLYSFER